The Oscillatoria sp. FACHB-1407 genome includes a region encoding these proteins:
- a CDS encoding O-methyltransferase, producing the protein MMIELKYLKVPDGIQNLLAITNEIKFSMVSEPLVGSLLRTLATSKPSGQFLELGTGTGVSTAWILSGMDLQSSLLTIDNDQAVVAIAKAHLKGDSRVTFKVSDAGDCINQLNQDGKQFDLIFADTWAGKYTHFEQTMQLLKPGGFYVIDDMLPQPNWLEGHELKVAALIGELAQRRELSVTKMHWASGVVVATKHYGSSSAELRN; encoded by the coding sequence ATGATGATCGAGCTAAAGTATCTTAAGGTTCCCGATGGAATTCAAAACCTTCTAGCAATCACAAACGAGATCAAATTTTCAATGGTTTCAGAGCCTCTGGTAGGATCTCTGCTAAGAACGTTAGCGACAAGTAAGCCATCCGGTCAGTTTTTGGAACTGGGAACGGGAACGGGAGTATCTACTGCATGGATTTTAAGTGGGATGGATTTGCAGTCATCACTCCTAACCATAGACAATGATCAGGCAGTTGTGGCGATCGCAAAAGCCCATCTGAAAGGCGATAGTCGGGTCACATTCAAGGTCAGCGACGCAGGCGATTGCATTAACCAATTGAACCAGGACGGCAAGCAATTTGATCTGATCTTTGCCGATACATGGGCAGGAAAATACACGCACTTTGAACAAACCATGCAACTGCTCAAGCCCGGTGGGTTCTATGTGATTGATGATATGTTGCCTCAGCCTAACTGGTTAGAAGGACATGAATTAAAAGTGGCTGCACTGATCGGAGAGTTGGCGCAACGTCGTGAATTGAGTGTAACCAAAATGCATTGGGCAAGTGGTGTAGTCGTTGCCACCAAACACTATGGCTCGTCTTCGGCAGAGTTAAGAAATTAA